A single window of Nicotiana sylvestris chromosome 5, ASM39365v2, whole genome shotgun sequence DNA harbors:
- the LOC104219785 gene encoding putative F-box protein At5g15660 → MAEGQHNKKKKSVANTIKDNQINSKRQKFNEKSVLLHSICKGSVLDNNIEQTDVDQALEIHFEEEIFVNILSRLPVQSLFQLKCVSKFWKTFISDPYFKMKHLSHAKNDPNSQKLLVSQLLFDKRGMHTFCCSLSSSQLVKDVQKLDCPLNFKPSLKPFCCRVYCCCNGLILLGVYFEFVQHFYLWNPSTRESIVLPCPEYLNRFSTFGLGYDVTSDDYKILKIDPIELDKDKVPYEVLELKSGSWRNIGYHPTGKILMTAHWAPICILWHLYTEHSIGLVGK, encoded by the exons ATGGCGGAAGGTCAAcataataagaagaagaaatctGTTGCAAATACAATAAAGGATAATCAAATTAATAGCAAAAGACAAAAGTTTAATGAGAAATCAGTGCTTCTCCATTCAATTTGCAAAG GGAGCGTGTTGGATAATAATATAGAGCAGACGGATGTTGACCAG GCCCTGGAAATTCACTTTGAAGAGGAAATTTTTGTGAACATCCTCAGCAGGCTACCCGTGCAGTCTCTTTTTCAATTGAAATGTGTTTCAAAATTTTGGAAGACATTTATATCTGATCCTTACTTTAAGATGAAGCATCTCAGTCATGCCAAGAAtgacccaaattcccaaaaactTCTTGTTAGCCAATTGTTGTTTGATAAACGTGGTATGCATACCTTCTGTTGTTCTTTATCGTCGTCTCAACTGGTTAAGGATGTACAAAAACTTGATTGCCCTTTAAacttcaaaccaagtttaaaaccatTCTGTTGCAGAGTGTATTGTTGTTGCAACGGGCTGATTCTTCTCGgtgtttattttgaatttgttcaGCACTTTTATCTGTGGAACCCCTCCACAAGAGAATCAATAGTACTTCCTTGTCCAGAGTATTTGAATAGATTTTCTACTTTTGGATTAGGATATGACGTAACTAGTGATGACTATAAGATCCTTAAGATTGATCCGATAGAACTCGATAAAGACAAAGTGCCCTATGAAGTTCTTGAGTTGAAAAGTGGTTCTTGGAGAAACATTGGTTATCATCCAACTGGAAAGATCCTTATGACGGCTCATTGGGCACCTATTTGTATCCTTTGGCATTTATATACGGAGCATTCCATTGGCTTGGTTGGAAAGTAG
- the LOC104219786 gene encoding uncharacterized protein, translated as MAALSRIFQSACTIVLGYGNQISSQETEKIQKIKMKKEDDYGEICASSSFSEGFQMPLHYPRYKKGDYEKMEEWKLDILLKQYGFLNFNGTLEEKRTFAMGAFLWPDQL; from the coding sequence atggccgCTTTGAGCCGAATTTTCCAATCTGCATGCACTATAGTTTTAGGATATGGGAACCAAATTTCAAGTCAAGAAACTGAGAAAATACAAAAGATTAAGATGAAAAAAGAAGATGATTATGGTGAAATTTGTGCTTCATCTTCATTTTCAGAAGGATTTCAGATGCCACTTCATTATCCACGTTACAAGAAGGGAGATTATGAGAAGATGGAAGAATGGAAATTAGACATTCTTCTCAAGCAATATGGTTTCTTGAATTTTAATGGGACTTTGGAGGAGAAAAGAACATTTGCTATGGGTGCATTTTTATGGCCTGATCAACTTTGA